Below is a genomic region from Rouxiella chamberiensis.
TCGCCAGCAAAACGGAACTGCCGGAGCAGGCAACGTTTATGCAGATGGTCAGCGATGCCGTGCAGGCCATGAACGACGGCAAGCTCGACAAGGCCGTGTTATCGCGCCTGCTGGAGATAAAAACCCGCAACGCGGTAGAGCCGCAGGCGCTGATGAGCCGCATCGTGGAGCAGAATCCAAACGGTTACCATTTTCATGTGCCGCTCGAGCAGGGCGCACTGATAGGCGCCAGCCCGGAACTGCTGCTGCGCAAGCAGGGCAACCAGTTCCATTCGAATCCGCTGGCCGGTTCCGCCCGCCGCGAGAGCAGCCCGGAGAAAGACGCCGAAGTCAGCCGCGTACTGCTGGATTCCGGCAAGGATCTGTATGAGCACCACATTGTCACCGAAGGCATGCGCCAGGTGCTGGAAGGCCGCAGCCGCTCGCTGGATATTCCCTCTTCACCCGAGTTGCTGAGCACGCCGACGCTGTGGCATCTCTCCACGCCTATCAACGGCGAAGTGCAGGACGCGCAGGAAAACGCGCTGTCGCTGGCCTGCCTGCTGCACCCGACACCTGCGCTTTGCGGCTCGCCGACCACCGTCGCACGCGATTTGATAGAGCAGCTAGAGCCCTTTGATCGCGGCCTGTTCGGCGGTATCGTCGGCTGGTGTGACGATCGCGGTAACGGCGAATGGGTAGTGACTATCCGCTGCGGTACGGTGAAGGGCGATCAGGTCCGCCTGTTTGCCGGTGCGGGGATCGTTCCTGACTCCTCTCCCGAGTCTGAATGGCGCGAAACCGGCGTCAAACTGAATACCATGCTTCGTGCTTTTGGCTTGAACCAGGTTTAAAAAACTATTTAGAGAAGACAACAATGAGTATTGCTTTTACCGCCTGGCCGGAAGATTTTGCCAAACGCTACCGCGAACGCGGCTACTGGATTGATGAACCGCTGACCGATATCCTGACCCGTCAGGCCAATAACGACAGTCTCGCCATGACTGATGCAACAGGCAGCCTGAGTTATCGCGAATTGAATCAGCAGTCCGATCGTCTGGCAGGCGCGCTGCGCCGTCGTGGCATTGTGGCAGGCGAGACCGCGCTGGTACAACTCGGCAACGTCAACCAGTTCTATGTCGTGTTCTTCGCGTTGCTGAAAATCGGTGTAGTGCCGGTCAATGCGCTGTTCAGCCATCAGCGTACCGAGCTGAACGCTTACGCCAGCCAAATCAAACCGGCATTGCTGATTGCCGACCGCGACCATCCGCTGATTGGCAACGACGCCTTCCTGGACGCGTTCCAGAGTCAGCATGCTTCCCTGCGTCTCGTGGCGCTGCGCAATGCTATGGGCGAGCAAACTTCTCTGACGGCGCTGATTGCCGAGGAGCAGGACGCCTTTACCGCCTCGCCAACCCCTGCCGATCAGGTCGCATTCTTCCAGCTCTCGGGCGGGAGTACCGGTACGCCGAAGCTTATTCCGCGTACTCACAACGATTATTACTACAGCGTGCGCGTTAGTGTAGAGGTGTGCCGTTTCGATGCCGATACCCGTTATCTGTGTGCGCTGCCGATTGCCCATAACTATCCGATGAGTTCGCCGGGTGCGCTCGGCGTATTCTATGGCGGCGGACAGATGGTACTTGCCGCCGATCCCAGCGCGCTGGTGTGCTTCCAGTTAATTGAAAAACATCAGATTAACGTGACTGCGCTGGTACCACCGGCCGTGACGCTTTGGTTGCAGGCGATTGAAGAGTGGGGCAGCAACAAGGCGCTGTCCAGCCTGAAACTGTTGCAGGTTGGCGGTGCCAAACTTGGCGAAACGCTGGCGGCACGCATTCAGAACGAAATTGGCTGTCAGTTGCAGCAGGTCTTCGGCATGGCGGAAGGTCTGGTCAATTACACCCGACTGGACGACAGCGAACAGCATATCCTCACCACGCAGGGTTATCCCATGTCGCCCGACGACGAGCTTTGGGTCGCCGATGAACACGGTAATCCGCTGCCTGCCGGACAGGTCGGTCGCCTGATGACTCGCGGCCCCTATACCTTCCGCGGCTATTATCAAAGCCCTGAACACAACGCCGAAGCCTTTGACGAAAATGGCTTCTACTGCTCGGGCGACCTTATTTCATTGACCGAAGACGGGTATGTGCGCGTCGAAGGCCGTCTGAAGGATCAGATAAATCGCGGCGGCGAGAAAATTGCCGCCGAAGAAATTGAGAACCTGCTGCTGCGCCATCCCGACATCGTCAATGCCGCGCTGGTTTCCATGCCTGACGAGCTGATGGGCGAAAAAAGCTGTGCGTTTATTATCTCGAACGTCGAGCTGAAGTCCGTTGCCCTGCGCCGTCACCTGCGTGAACAGGGGATCGCCGAATTCAAGCTGCCGGACCGCTTCATTCGCGTTGATACCCTGCCGCTGACGCCGGTCGGCAAAATTGATAAAAAGCTTTTGCGTCAGTCTTTTGACGCGCAGTCACCTACACAATCCTCTGGAGAATAAACGATGGCCATTCCAAAACTCGAATCCTATGCCTTGCCAACCGTGGCAGAACTGCCAACGAACAAGGTGAAGTGGGAACTGGAACCCTCGCGCGCTGCCCTGTTAATCCACGACATGCAGCAGTATTTCCTAAACTTCTGGGGAGAAGACAGCCCGCTGGTCAAGCAGGTGGTCGAGAACATCGCCGCTCTGCGCAGCTACTGCAAGGCGCAGGGCATTCCGGTGTTTTACACCGCACAGCCGAACAACCAGAGCGATGAAGACCGCGCGCTGCTCAACGACATGTGGGGGCCGGGTTTGAACAAACATCCCGAGCAGCAGGCAGTCGTTGCCGCGCTGGCTCCCGATGAAGACGATCAGGTGCTGGTGAAATGGCGTTATAGCGCCTTCCACCGTTCGCCTTTGCAGGAAATCCTGAAAGAAACGGGGCGCGATCAGCTGATCATCTGTGGTGTCTATGCCCACATTGGTTGCCTGACCACGGCGATTGACGGTTTTATGCGTAACATTCAGCCTTTCATGGTGGCCGATGGTCTGGCCGACTTCTCGCGTGACGAGCATCTGATGGCGCTGCGTTACACCGCGGGCCGCTGTGGTCGCGTTGTAATGACAGAAGATCTGACCGGATCAACCGGCAAATCAGCGATCGCCAGCAAAGATCAGCTGCGCAGCGAGATCCTGCCTCTACTGGACGAAGACTGCGATGATCTGGACGATGACGACAACCTGATCGACTACGGCCTTGATTCCGTGCGCATCATGGCGCTTGCGACCCGCTGGCGTAAAATCCGCGAAGACATCGACTTCGTGGCTCTGGCGAAAACACCAACCATTAATGGCTGGTGGAAACTGCTTTCTGGAGAGAAAGCGTAATGAGCACGGGTCAGGAGTTTGCACAAAAGCGCGTTTGGGTAACCGGCGCGGGCCAGGGAATTGGCTACACCACCGCCTTGGCATTTGTTGAAGCAGGGGCCGAGGTGATTGGTTTCGACAAACATTTCGGCGACCACGACTATCCGTTTCGTACCGAAGTGCTCGACGTCACCGATGCCAGCGCGGCGCGTGAAGTGTGTCAGCGCCTTTTGGCCGAACACGATTCGCTGGACGTACTCGTCAATGGCGCGGGAATTCTGCGCATGGGCGCGACCGACGAGCTGAGTGATGAAGACTGGCAGGCCTGCCTTGCGGTGAATGCAGGCGGCGCGTTCAACATGTTCCGCCATACGCTGCCGGTATTTCGTCGCCAGCAGCGCGGTGCTATCGTCAGCATCGCCTCCAACGCCGCGCACGTACCGCGTATGGGTATGTCGGCCTATTGCGCCTCCAAAGCGGCCTTGCGCAGTCTTTGCATGACCGTTGGCCTTGAGATGGCGCCTTTCGGCGTGCGTTGCAATCTGGTGTCGCCAGGCTCTACCGACACGCCTATGCAACGTGGAATGTGGACTTCGCCGGAAAGCGAACAAAATACCATTAACGGATTCCCCGACCAGTTTAAATTAGGGATCCCGCTCGGAAAAATTGGTAAGCCGCAGGACGTAGCCGACGCCGTGTTATTTATGGCCTCCGATCGCGCCGGGCATATTACCATGCAGGACATCGTTATTGACGGCGGCGCAACGCTCTCTGCCTGATTATCGATATCGTGCCTGACAACAAATCAAAACCCGCATTGCGCGGGTTTTTTTATGCGTCAAATAATACACTTTGCGTTCGTTTTAAAGGC
It encodes:
- a CDS encoding (2,3-dihydroxybenzoyl)adenylate synthase, with the translated sequence MSIAFTAWPEDFAKRYRERGYWIDEPLTDILTRQANNDSLAMTDATGSLSYRELNQQSDRLAGALRRRGIVAGETALVQLGNVNQFYVVFFALLKIGVVPVNALFSHQRTELNAYASQIKPALLIADRDHPLIGNDAFLDAFQSQHASLRLVALRNAMGEQTSLTALIAEEQDAFTASPTPADQVAFFQLSGGSTGTPKLIPRTHNDYYYSVRVSVEVCRFDADTRYLCALPIAHNYPMSSPGALGVFYGGGQMVLAADPSALVCFQLIEKHQINVTALVPPAVTLWLQAIEEWGSNKALSSLKLLQVGGAKLGETLAARIQNEIGCQLQQVFGMAEGLVNYTRLDDSEQHILTTQGYPMSPDDELWVADEHGNPLPAGQVGRLMTRGPYTFRGYYQSPEHNAEAFDENGFYCSGDLISLTEDGYVRVEGRLKDQINRGGEKIAAEEIENLLLRHPDIVNAALVSMPDELMGEKSCAFIISNVELKSVALRRHLREQGIAEFKLPDRFIRVDTLPLTPVGKIDKKLLRQSFDAQSPTQSSGE
- a CDS encoding isochorismatase family protein yields the protein MAIPKLESYALPTVAELPTNKVKWELEPSRAALLIHDMQQYFLNFWGEDSPLVKQVVENIAALRSYCKAQGIPVFYTAQPNNQSDEDRALLNDMWGPGLNKHPEQQAVVAALAPDEDDQVLVKWRYSAFHRSPLQEILKETGRDQLIICGVYAHIGCLTTAIDGFMRNIQPFMVADGLADFSRDEHLMALRYTAGRCGRVVMTEDLTGSTGKSAIASKDQLRSEILPLLDEDCDDLDDDDNLIDYGLDSVRIMALATRWRKIREDIDFVALAKTPTINGWWKLLSGEKA
- the dhbA gene encoding 2,3-dihydro-2,3-dihydroxybenzoate dehydrogenase, with the translated sequence MSTGQEFAQKRVWVTGAGQGIGYTTALAFVEAGAEVIGFDKHFGDHDYPFRTEVLDVTDASAAREVCQRLLAEHDSLDVLVNGAGILRMGATDELSDEDWQACLAVNAGGAFNMFRHTLPVFRRQQRGAIVSIASNAAHVPRMGMSAYCASKAALRSLCMTVGLEMAPFGVRCNLVSPGSTDTPMQRGMWTSPESEQNTINGFPDQFKLGIPLGKIGKPQDVADAVLFMASDRAGHITMQDIVIDGGATLSA